One part of the Lotus japonicus ecotype B-129 chromosome 2, LjGifu_v1.2 genome encodes these proteins:
- the LOC130738514 gene encoding DNA (cytosine-5)-methyltransferase 1-like: MGAASLVDSPAPSDESGAMNRKSKKKPVVSKTKDEVKAGDKKKRSFSKSSEQPAATCKRPKRAAACENFKEKSFSISEKSCLIECKKDQIVDEEMLAVRLTCGQDDGRPNRRLTDFILHDESGTAQPLEMLEINDLFITGVILPLEGSTEKKKENSVRCVGFGRIESWDISGYEDGSPVIWISTDIADYDCLKPALSYKKIYDHFFEKARACIEVYKKLAKSSGGDPDISLDELLAGIARSMSGSKFFSGTASLKDFVISQGEFIYKQLIGLDMSDKTNDKMFADIPALASLRDESKKQANYAHAQVMPSNGSLRIDSGIGDEGKKDQMDSIPSVAEEDDDVKLARLLQEEENWKSMKQKKNPRSASSNKYYIKINEDEIANDYPLPAYYKTSLQETDEFIVFDNDYDIYDTEDLPRSMLHHWTLYNSDARLVSLELLPMKPCSEIDVTIFGSGIMTSDDGSGFHLDTESGQSSSTASGAQVTDGMPIYLSAIKEWMIEFGSSMIFISIRTDMAWYRLGKPSKQYAPWYYTVMKTARVAISIITLLKEQSRVSRLSFGDVIKKVSAFTQNHKSYISSDASKVERYVVVHGQIILQLFAEYPDEKIRKSPFVSGLMNKMEERHHTKWLVKTKKVLTRSEPNLNPRAAVASIVSKRKAMQATTTKLINRIWGEYYSNHMPEGSKEGTASELKDDEDEVEEQEENEDEDAEEETICLEGTQKSHSVSTQTKTSSADGEIRWEGDPEGKTCSGNLLYKQAIIHGEVVSVGKSVLVEVDELDELPDIYYVEYMFESKNGKKNFHGRLMQRGCETVLGNTANEREVFLSNECRDLGLQDVMQTVVVNIQKRPWGHQYRKDNIIADKMDRARAEERKKKGLPAEYYCKSLYWPERGAFFSLPFDTLGLGSGVCHSCKLKEDQEEKDIFKINSSKSGFLLRGTEYSLNDYVYVSPAYFEKIEQGTHKSGRNVGLKAYVVCQVLEVIVQKEIKKAEIKSTEVKVRRFFRPDDVSNEKAYCSDVQEVYYSNETHTISVESIEGKCEIRKKKDILESCSPGIFQNVFFCEHLYDPATGSIKQLPAQIKVKYSSGHTADAAARKKKGKCTEGDDISDTDKEINLSNEKRLATLDIFAGCGGLSEGLQQSGIASTKWAIEYEEPAGNAFKANHPDALVFINNCNVILRAVMEKCGDIDDCISTTEAAELAAKLDENESSSLPIPGQVDFINGGPPCQGFSGMNRFNQSTWSKVQCEMILAFLSFADYFRPRYFLLENVRTFVSFNKGQTFRLTLASLLEMGYQVRFGILEAGAYGVSQSRKRAFIWAASPEDVLPEWPEPLHVFAAPELKITLSRNIQYAAVRSTAHGAPLRAMTVRDTIGDLPPVGNGASKTNMEYQHDPVSWFQKKIRRDMAVLTDHISKEMNELNLIRCQRIPKKPGADWRALPDEKITLSTGQVVDLIPWCLPNTADRHNQWKGLFGRLDWQGNFPTSITDPQPMGKVGMCFHPDQDRILTVRECARSQGFPDNYQFSGNIIHKHRQIGNAVPPPLAFALGRKLKEAVDSKGST; encoded by the exons ATGGGTGCGGCTTCTCTTGTGGATTCACCGGCACCTTCCGATGAATCAG GTGCTATGAACAGGAAGAGCAAAAAGAAACCTGTTGTTTCCAAAACTAAAGATGAAGTCAAGGCtggagataaaaaaaagaggAGTTTTTCAAAGAGCAGTGAGCAGCCTGCTGCTACTTGCAAAAGGCCAAAACGAGCTGCAGCATGTGAAAATTTCAAGGAGAAATCTTTTTCCATATCTGAGAAATCCTGTCTCATTGAATGCAAGAAGGATCAGATTGTAGATGAAGAAATGCTAGCTGTCCGCCTGACCTGTGGACAGGACGATGGCCGTCCAAATAGGAGACTTACAGACTTTATCCTTCATGATGAAAGTGGTACAGCACAGCCACTTGAGATGCTGGAAATTAATGATTTATTTATCACTGGGGTTATATTGCCACTAGAAGGAAGTAcagagaagaaaaaagagaacaGTGTTAGATGTGTAGGCTTTGGTCGAATTGAATCATGGGATATATCTGGATATGAAGATGGCTCTCCAGTTATATGGATTTCGACTGATATTGCTGATTATGATTGCCTAAAACCAGCCCttagttacaaaaaaatttaTGATCATTTCTTTGAAAAGGCCCGTGCATGTATAGAAGTATACAAAAAACTTGCAAAGTCTTCTGGTGGGGACCCTGACATAAGTCTTGATGAGTTACTTGCTGGTATAGCACGGTCTATGAGTGGTAGCAAGTTCTTCTCTGGAACTGCCTCTCTAAAagattttgttatttctcaGGGTGAGTTTATTTATAAGCAGCTCATAGGTTTAGACATGTCAGACAAGACAAATGACAAGATGTTTGCAGATATTCCTGCTCTTGCCTCTCTTAGAGATGAGAGTAAGAAACAAGCAAACTATGCACACGCACAAGTGATGCCTTCAAATGGGAGTttaagaattgattctggaatTGGAGATGAGGGGAAGAAGGATCAGATGGATTCAATACCTTCTGTAgctgaggaagatgatgatgtaaAGTTAGCACGGCTGTTACAGGAAGAAGAGAATTGGAAATCCATGAAGCAGAAGAAAAATCCCAGATCAGCCTCATCTAACAAATACTATATCAAAATTAATGAAGATGAGATTGCCAATGATTATCCCCTTCCTGCTTATTATAAAACCTCCCTTCAGGAGACAGATGAATTCATTGTTTTTGATAATGACTATGACATATATGACACTGAAGATCTTCCTCGAAGCATGCTGCACCATTGGACTTTATACAACTCTGATGCAAGATTGGTTTCCTTGGAACTTCTTCCTATGAAACCTTGTTCAGAGATTGATGTAACCATCTTTGGCTCAGGTATAATGACTTCAGATGACGGAAGCGGGTTCCATCTAGATACTGAGTCTGGCCAATCTTCTTCTACTGCTTCTGGAGCACAGGTAACTGATGGAATGCCAATTTATTTAAGTGCCATAAAGGAGTGGATGATTGAATTTGGATCATCTATGATTTTCATATCCATCCGAACTGATATGGCCTG GTATAGACTTGGGAAACCATCAAAGCAGTATGCTCCTTGGTATTACACAGTAATGAAAACTGCAAGGGTTGCTATAAGCATTATCACCTTGTTAAAGGAGCAAAGCCGAGTATCGCGACTTTCGTTTGGAGATGTCATCAAGAAAGTATCTGCGTTTACTCAGAACCATAAGTCCTACATTTCTTCTGATGCATCAAAAGTTGAGAGATATGTTGTTGTCCATGGACAGATAATTTTGCAACTGTTTGCAGAATATCCTGATGAAAAGATCAGAAAGTCTCCATTTGTTTCTGGTCTCATGAACAAAATGGAAGAACGACACCATACTAAATGGTTAGTGAAGACGAAGAAAGTTTTGACAAGGAGTGAACCAAATTTAAATCCTAGGGCAGCGGTGGCTTCTATTGTATCCAAGAGGAAAGCTATGCAAGCTACAACAACAAAGCTGATCAATAGAATATGGGGAGAGTATTACTCAAACCACATGCCAGAGGGTTCAAAAGAGGGGACTGCCAGTGAACTAAAGGATGATGAGGATGAAGTGGAGGAacaggaagaaaatgaagacgaggATGCTGAGGAGGAGACAATATGCTTGGAGGGAACCCAAAAGTCACACTCAGTTTCCACACAAACCAAGACATCTTCTGCTGACGGAGAAATAAGATGGGAGGGGGATCCTGAAGGGAAGACCTGTTCTGGAAATCTTCTTTATAAACAGGCAATTATTCATGGTGAAGTTGTTTCTGTGGGCAAATCTGTGTTGGTGGAAGTTGACGAATTAGATGAACTTCCTGATATATATTATGTTGAATATATGTTTGAATCaaagaatggaaaaaaaaattttcaTGGTAGGCTGATGCAGCGTGGTTGCGAGACTGTTCTTGGCAACACTGCAAATGAGAGAGAGGTGTTTTTGAGTAATGAATGCAGGGATTTGGGACTGCAGGATGTTATGCAGACAGTTGTTGTTAATATTCAAAAAAGGCCTTGGGGACATCAGTATCGAAAGGATAATATCATTGCAGATAAAATGGATAGGGCTAGAgcagaagaaaggaagaagaaaggacTACCCGCTGAATATTACTGTAAGAGCTTGTACTGGCCTGAAAGAGGTGCTTTCTTCAGCCTTCCATTTGACACTTTGGGTTTAGGGTCTGGAGTTTGTCACTCTTGTAAACTAAAGGAAGACCAAGAGGAGAAggatattttcaaaataaattcaTCCAAGTCTGGTTTCCTATTGAGAGGAACAGAATATTCTCTTAATGATTATGTTTATGTAAGTCCTGCTTACTTTGAAAAGATAGAGCAAGGAACACACAAGAGTGGGAGGAATGTTGGGTTGAAAGCTTATGTTGTGTGCCAAGTTCTTGAGGTCATTGtccaaaaggaaataaaaaaagCTGAAATAAAGTCTACTGAGGTCAAAGTCAGAAGGTTCTTCCGACCAGATGATGTATCAAATGAGAAGGCTTACTGCTCTGATGTACAAGAG GTGTATTACAGTAATGAAACACATACAATCTCTGTAGAATCCATAGAAGGAAAATGTGAAATCAGAAAAAAGAAGGACATCCTTGAAAGCTGTTCCCCTGGAATATTCCAAAATGTTTTTTTCTGTGAGCACTTGTATGATCCTGCTACTGGGTCAATCAAGCAG TTGCCAGCTCAAATCAAAGTAAAATATTCAAGTGGACATACAGCTGATGCTGCAGCTagaaagaaaaagggaaaatgTACAGAGGGAGATGACATTTCAGATACTGATAAGgaaataaatttatcaaatgaAAAACGTTTAGCAACGTTGGACATTTTTGCCGGCTGTGGTGGCTTATCAGAGGGATTGCAGCAGTCAG GAATTGCATCAACTAAATGGGCTATTGAGTATGAAGAACCAGCCGGGAATGCATTTAAAGCTAATCATCCTGACGCATTGGTGTTTATTAACAATTGCAATGTTATTCTTAG GGCTGTAATGGAGAAGTGTGGAGACATAGATGATTGTATCTCAACGACTGAGGCGGCAGAATTGGCTGCGAAGCTTGATGAGAATGAATCAAGTAGTTTACCGATCCCTGGGCAAGTTGATTTCATTAATGGGGGACCTCCATGCCAG GGTTTCTCTGGAATGAATAGGTTTAACCAAAGCACTTGGAGTAAAGTCCAGTGCGAGATGATATTAGCATTCTTATCCTTTGCTGATTATTTCCGGCCAAGGTATTTCTTGTTGGAGAATGTCAGGACCTTTGTGTCCTTTAATAAAGGCCAGACATTCCGTTTAACCTTGGCTTCACTTCTTGAGATGGGTTATCAG GTGAGGTTTGGTATTCTGGAGGCGGGAGCTTACGGGGTTTCACAGTCAAGAAAAAGGGCATTTATATGGGCAGCCTCTCCTGAAGATGTGCTTCCTGAGTGGCCAGAACCATTGCATGTCTTTGCAGCCCCTGAGTTGAAAATCACATTGTCCAGAAATATCCAATATGCTGCGGTTCGCAGTACTGCACACGGTGCCCCTTTACGTGCAATGACCGTCCGGGACACCATTGGTGATCTCCCACCTGTGGGCAATGGAGCTTCAAAAACAAACATGGAG TATCAACATGATCCTGTCTCATGGTTCCAAAAGAAGATTCGACGTGATATGGCTGTCTTGACAGATCATATCTCAAAGGAGATGAATGAGTTGAACTTGATTCGGTGTCAGAGAATACCGAAGAAACCAGGTGCTGATTGGCGTGCCCTTCCAGATGAGAAg ATAACATTGTCTACTGGACAAGTTGTTGATTTGATACCATGGTGCTTGCCAAACACAGCTGATCGACACAATCAGTGGAAGGGATTGTTTGGTAGGTTGGATTGGCAAGGGAACTTCCCAACTTCCATCACAGATCCTCAACCAATGGGCAAAGTTGGAATGTGCTTCCATCCTGatcaggataggattcttactgtTCGTGAATGTGCACGCTCTCAA GGCTTCCCAGACAACTACCAATTTTCTGGCAACATTATACACAAACACAGGCAGATTGGTAATGCTGTTCCTCCTCCTCTAGCATTTGCTTTAGGGAGAAAGCTCAAGGAAGCGGTGGATAGTAAGGGCTCCACTTAG